Genomic window (Magnolia sinica isolate HGM2019 chromosome 10, MsV1, whole genome shotgun sequence):
acagcggggcaaactagaaaaacagcggggaaaacatgaaaaaccgcgggggaaacatgaaaaacagctgggcaaactagaaaaacagcgggggaaacatgaaaaacaacgagggaaacatgaaaaacagtgggaaaaacatgaaaaacagcgggaaaaacatgaaaaacagtgggggaaatatgaaaaaaatggagaaaatatgaaaaatagcaGAGCTCATGTTTCCAACTCCTAGTAAAATAAATCCAagaaactagcactatcaataataatagtCCAACTGtatcgtctcttttcaaaataataacatcattctcaataaattcttctcctaaaacctaggaccacaactacctactttattgctaattaagttctcaaaaaattaaattctaagccttatttttatgacttgcctaggcccccaaaaatgttgagctgCACTTATTTAGACCTGCATCACTTTcgtgctcatactctaaaatgagctggtaaaatggacagCCACCTAGCATGGATAAAAACATCTATCATGATGGCCCATagagtttttcatgtttcccccgctgtttttcatatttcccctactgtttttctagtttcccctgctgtttttcatattttccctgttgtttttcttgtttttcatgtttttcatatttttcccactgtttttcatgtttcccccgctatttttcttgttttccccTCTGTTTTTTATGTTTCCACCGCcgtttttctagtttggcccgctgattttcatgtttcccccgctgtttttcatatttcccccgctgtttttctactttgccccgctgtttttcatgtttcccccgctacttatttagtttgccccactgtttttctagcttgccccactcatatttcagtttgccccaccgtttttctagtttgccccgctgtttttcacagaaatacccctccttttcacagaaacggattgggtactcctcctaccacccgccaatggcggatcgtcgttggtctgtgggccccatcatgatgtatgattttcatccatgccgtccatatattttttcagatcattttatggtatgataccaaaaatgaggtatatccaaatttcaactataccacattacaggaaacagtgttgaatgagcgtcaaccattagaaactcaggtggggccaactgtgatgtttgtgagaaatcctcctcatctgagttcattcatagggtcgcAAAGACctgacgaagaggaaaaacaaatttcataatgatacaaaacttctgtaacccctaaaagggtttcaatggtagacattcaattccccactgcattgggttaggcttgggtaggatatatcgggtctgatctcaagcttgggctatacaaacaccaacccgataaaacttaggttgggcttgggttgaggtctcaggttatccgacctaacccaaatccaatcaatatattagttacttataaattataattgagtgtggattgttgtgtagaaggtacactagtgatgtcaggtctcatttgtccacgtcattttcaaGGGATCACACCACGAGAAACAATGGGCAAAATGATTTCCACctattaataagatcatacagacatggattaataaaaaaaataattataagcttgatccaaaacttctatagcccctaagaaatgatcaacaatagaagttcaattaaaattttcatttggtgtggtccatttgaacattgaataagtttagatttatccgcttaagcaatgaaaatatctgttaagttcgccccgctgattgtctagtttgccccgttgaatttcatgtttgccctgctcaatttcatgtttgccctgctgattttctagtttgcttcgctgattttgtagtttaccccgctgattttctagtttgccccgctgattttctagtttgccccgctgattttctagtttgccctgctgattttctagtttgccccgttgattttcatgtttgcctcgctgattttctagtttgccccgttgattttctagtttgccccgctgatttcatagtttgccccgctgattttctagcttgccctgcggattttctagtttgcctcgctgatttcatagtttgccccgctgattttctagtttgccccgctgatttcatagtttgccccactgattttctagtttgccccgctaattttttagtttgccccgctgattttctaatttgcctcactgattttctggtttgccccgctgattttatagtttcctccgctcaatttcaagtttgcccttctgaatttctagtttgcccccctcaatttcatgtacgactgaaagttgggcgggttcaacccgaccgacccgacattgagttaggctcgggcaggatatatcaggtccgatctcaagcttgggctatacaaacaccaatccgataaaacttaggttgggtttgggttaaggtctcaggttgcctgacccaacccgaacccaatcaatatattagttacttataaattataattgagtgtggattgtatgtgtagAAGGTATACTAGTGATGTcgagtctcatttgtccacgtcatttccaaggacttaagctaacaagatatatcgaattttcctctcccaaatagacatgtatacactcaaccaacctaatcaacccgtcgagctctcttgggttgggcttgggttgagaattcccaacctaagattgggttgggttaggtcaaggtttaggtataggaaccttgggttgggttagggttgagcaccaacccgaaccaaccggcccgactttcagccctaatttcatgtttgccctgctcaatttcatattttacccgctaaatttctagttttccctactcaatttcatatttgcttcacttaatttcatgtttgccccgctgaatttccagtttgactgcgaagtgattgaaattgaccacgaactgaatgaaatggattttcgaccatcgacccgatggaatcttggaaaataactaggttggttggcttaattagcttctcctaccccaaaatcatatgtggtacgttaaataaatcattctagtttaggagatatgcttgttaaataaataaacaaagaaatgaattgaaagacaaaaaaatatttttatatactaatatatgcatatttacttaattatgtattagagaaaaatgccGTCAAACCGGCGATAGTGCCGCAGCCatctgtgatgtttttttttttacaatgttacttttataggtcccatcatgaggtctgtgttatatccaaaccgtccatctatttggtgagctcatattaaagcttgagacgaaaaataagatagatctaactatcaagtggaccacactgtaaaaagcagtggggaattgaacatctaccattgaaatcctttttggggttacaaaattttggatcattatgaaatttgtttttcctcttcataaagacctttgtggccttatgaatagattggatggaaaataaatgtcatggtgggccctacaaaatttttaacggtgaaaatcaattttcccgctgctctatgtggtgtggtgcagttgatctttggatatgatttgtttttttttttgggataatgctcccaaatgatcttgaaatatggatgaacgttgtcggtataataaataaatatggatgaacgttgtcggtataataaatacatggctgtggggccatgtaactttgatctcttttgagctgttcgtacaactctcggttggaggagcgtcagcgctcgtcttcgaaaggaaggtgagggtattttcgtcttgaaattccgactccgtatgaggaggtccaactgcgtattctaagtttgtattgcttccaaaaaaccactggataaaaggtggggtccacagtcgtaaactTCTCTTAGAAGGGAACCCAGCCTCCACAAATCACCTAAAACAAGCACAAGATAGTTGGCTGAATAGACGGTGGTCAGTCGACCCAGAGCCGCTCTATCTCCATGCCAGGGGTCAATGGTGATCACAGTTTGGACCGGACCACATCAGTCCTGGCACGCCCGCAGAAGCATAGCAAGATGAGCAAACAACGTGGCCGGAAAACCACACCAACAATGACGTTGAATTTGGAACATAAACTGCGTCTTATTTCAGAGAAATTCCAAATGGGCGGTTTGATTTTTGAGTCATGCACCCTCTGCAAACCATTTGCAGGCCTATCTAtttcatggtttggattaaagTGCAGGTCTAACATTGGCTGTGTGCACCCTGATGTTCGGTCTTACACTCCGGCCAATAAAATAACCTATCCAATCACGAATAAAATAAATTAACCAATAATGAATGGAAGAAATTCATTGATGCTCCAGCAGAGTATGATTCCCCATACGTATGCAACCGACAATTTTAGACACGGCATGCATCCACCGCATGGTTTAATACTTGGACGAGTCTGATGTAACTCATTTAAGTCAACTGTGACTTTGTAAGACCCCATGGGTCAAGGAGGCTTCAATTCAGCTCCGGCAAGTCCCGACTCAGCCCTGGACTGAACCAGCTGAAGTGGTCCAATCGTTTTAACCATGATTTATATCAAGGTACACCATCCAAAAAGCCAGCTGGACTTCTACATAGATGATCCATGATTCACAATTAATTTTAAATCAATGACATTAAGGGCCccttggataccaccaaataaattactttttctacttcttGCAGTGGATAAGTCACTTATTTCatgtaagtttggtttataattaattaatataagttttttttttttttacttaaaagtacttagtCACTTAATTTTTTAGTTCTTCTATTTATCATAAGTTATCAAAGAAAAGAACAAGGGgagacgaaagagaggagaagctaataAGTACATTGTTTTCCAAATAtacttattttttttaacaagtagaaactaagataagctacttgtgtcataagtagcttattttaagcaacttaagatccaaacgtcTCCTAAAGGCCTATTTGAATACTACCAAATGAGTTgtcttttctacttacaacagtagataagtaacttattggAGATAAGTAAGTTCGGtatatgattaattataagtaactgtTTTTTATTTAAGGTTACTTAATCACTctagtttaataagtagaaattgaAATAAGTTATTTAAGACATAAGTTaattatcttaagtaacttaaaaTCCAAGTGCCCCCTAAGGGTTTGATCATCTTGCCAATTTACTACAATATGTGAATGCTTTACAAACATCAAAACAAACATTGGAACTGTAGGTCAAATGTAGGTGTATTAGCCTCATTGTCTGGACAATGCATCTTCACAGAGATTGCCTTAAGAGTAGCTCCAGTAACATTAGGAAAAAATTAAACCAtaaagaaaatcacaaaaaaaaaaaagagtgtaaTATGTTAGATATAGGCCAATGGGATCCATTGGTGgacaatcactagtgggtgggttccGTAAGGTTTAACctctttttattaattatttttctttcatccatttGACTCCCCATTATTTCTATAAATGGAAAGATGCATAGAATAAAAAGAGGAGAGTAATATATTGATATTTGTCCATTTATCTTGTCATTGGGATGATATAAGCTATAGATTGTCCAAGGTCATCTATACAGTAGAATCAGATGGGTGATTAGACACATCTGCTCCAATagtgattaggtggaccactagaTCAGGACTATTCATCTTCGACTTTGTGAAGGGCTCATATACCGTCAAATTTTAAGGGCTTACTCTTCTACACATATTTTCATAGTCGGATATATGCAAATAAATTTGTAGTCATTATACTTTTTTCCAATGTTATTGCAAATATATTCAAATTTCATTATACCCAGACAACCACATTTGTATAAACCAAAGCTAAGAATTAGAAGTAAAAATTTGAATAGAACCTATCTGACCGGCCTCAACAGTTGAAAGTCCAGGCTGAGGCATCTATTAGGTCTGGCTTCAACCGTTCAAAGTTCGGCCGAGGCACCTCACACCTAGCCTgccacttcactgttagccaccccaccgGGGACTGATACCAGGACCTTTAGTGTTGAAACGTTGAAACGATGTATCTTTCACTCATTCTACCACTTAGCTATGGATCGGGGTGTAGTGCCGATAGCTTTAATAGAGTATAAAATGCTATTGTCGTTGAAATCGGAAgttatattaaaatattattaggAGACAAGTAAGATGGGTAAAATAATTTATAACCATTGCTTATTTTCTTTACATTATTATAATAATTAGTGAAACAGAGATAGCTTGACTGATGTGCAGTCTATCATCGTAGAAAAATTCACAATGATCTAAATGTAACTAAGAAAAATCCATCAATAAGACGTTAATACGACCTAATCAATGTAACTTCTTTTCTGCGTTCCCaaatacagtgggtcccacaatatggacggtgttgatcgaTATAAACACACACCATTGAACAGTGAGCGTATGCAAGCGTATGGATGGTTAAAGTCTGCCAGAGTATCTTTATGTTTATGCCCATACTCTCTCCGGACTCTCCTAGTAGCACGCTGATTAGatgctgacaggttgagtagcgagtccgctactgaagtgacgtcacctggttctgtgggcctcactatgatgtatatgttgtatctacaccatccatctattttgatatatcattttagggcatgagccaaagaatagtGGCGATTGATGACCGTTCGTCTCGCAGCCTTCATCCGCCCCCACTTCATCCCCACCAGCCTCAGCCTCAGGCGATTCAATTGTTCCATGGCCACTGAACACCTAtcatcaaagccgtccatcaCGCCAGGCGTGACGAAGGTAGGCTGGATAGGGACGGGCGTGATGGGCCGCTCCATGTGCTCCCACCTCATCTCCGCCGGCTACACTCTCACCGTCTTCAACCGCACCCCTTCCAAAGCCCAACCCCTCGTCCAGATGGGGGCCCACCTCGCCGACTCTCCCCTTGCCGTCGCTTCCGCCAGCCACGTCGTCTTCACCATCGTCGGCTACCCCGCCGACGTCCGCAGCGTCATCCTCGGCCCTTCCGGCGTCCTCGGAGGCCTCCAGCCCGGTGGCGTTGTCGTCGACATGACCACGAGTGAGCCTTCCCTCGCCGTCGACATCGCCGCCGCTGCCTCCGCCAAGGGCTGCGTGTCCATCGATGCCCCGGTCTCGGGCGGGGACCGCGGGGCGAGGAACGGCACCCTTGCGATCTTCGCGGGCGGGGATGAGGCTGAGATCCGACGGCTGGGGCCGCTTTTCGACCGCATGGGGAAGGTGAATTACATGGGCGGTCCCGGGCTGGGGCAGTATGCGAAACTCGCGAACCAGATTACCATCGCCTCGACGATGGTGGGCCTTGTGGAGGGGATGATCTACGCGCACAAGGCTGGGCTGGACGTGGGCCTGTATCTGGATGCCATCTCGACTGGGGCGGCGGGGTCGAAGTCGCTTGACCTGTATGGGAGCAGGATTCTGAAGAGGGATTTTGAGGCGGGGTTCTTCGTGAATCATTTCGTGAAGGACCTTGGAATCTGTTTGATGGAATGCCAGCGGATGGGTGTGTCGCTGCCTGGCCTGGCATTGGCTCACCAGCTGTATGTGTCGCTCAAGGCCCACGGAGAAGGGGATCTCGGCACCCAAGCGCTGATTCTGGCTCTCGAGCGCCTCAATAATACGCAACTGAAACGAGTAACCCCATCATCCTAGACTTGTGTTGGTGAAATGCCAAGGCCATTGGTGGCACTTTTGCTGGTGTTCACACATGAGCAAggtctggaccattcatcaggtagggccaTTGTAAACAACCCATAACTTGGCCCATGAATCTGGTTTGGTACACCATGTGAGGGGGAAAAACAGGCAGTAGAAAAGATGACAAACAGCATCTATTCAACATACACTTGTGGCTTACCTGATGAGTAGACCCATGACCAGTGAATGTCATCAATTTTTTGGGCAGGGGATGTTCACAACAGCCCCCAGCTTTTGAGTGGCCCAGATCTTGCACGTGTGTGCGACACTGGCAAACTGCCTCCAATGCATCCTCGAACATTGCCTTGATGTTGCCCTTTGGGGTGGTCAGGTTAGCGGGTGTTTTCTTTTGATTGTATCACATGATTTTGAATGATTTGCACTTGGGATGTTTGAATGTGTTTTATAAGTGAAACAGTGGTTGTAGTGTTTGACTTGGATGCTTGAATCTATATGTGCTTGAAAATCTGAAAGATGAGGTGATGCACTTGTAttggggtgcatttggatgcactattgaattgaattgcaattatcaATCTCATACAATTGAGCAGACAAATTGAAATTGCCT
Coding sequences:
- the LOC131258286 gene encoding probable 3-hydroxyisobutyrate dehydrogenase-like 1, mitochondrial, with translation MTVRLAAFIRPHFIPTSLSLRRFNCSMATEHLSSKPSITPGVTKVGWIGTGVMGRSMCSHLISAGYTLTVFNRTPSKAQPLVQMGAHLADSPLAVASASHVVFTIVGYPADVRSVILGPSGVLGGLQPGGVVVDMTTSEPSLAVDIAAAASAKGCVSIDAPVSGGDRGARNGTLAIFAGGDEAEIRRLGPLFDRMGKVNYMGGPGLGQYAKLANQITIASTMVGLVEGMIYAHKAGLDVGLYLDAISTGAAGSKSLDLYGSRILKRDFEAGFFVNHFVKDLGICLMECQRMGVSLPGLALAHQLYVSLKAHGEGDLGTQALILALERLNNTQLKRVTPSS